In the genome of Propionispora hippei DSM 15287, the window ATTACTCCGATCGCAATGGAAGAAGGACTGCGCTTCGCGATTCGTGAAGGCGGCCGTACGGTTGGCGCCGGTGTCGTAACTGCTATCGACGCATAGTACATAGCATGTATAGAAGATGTCCATAGTGGTAATATATAGAGCAGGGGGAAACCCCTGTTTTATATATGCCCTTATTAACTGCTTTAGCGCTGGGTTGACGAAGCTAATTTTA includes:
- a CDS encoding EF-Tu C-terminal domain-related protein gives rise to the protein ITPIAMEEGLRFAIREGGRTVGAGVVTAIDA